Proteins from a genomic interval of Toxoplasma gondii ME49 chromosome Ia, whole genome shotgun sequence:
- the TAF6 gene encoding transcription initiation factor TFIID complex subunit TAF6 (encoded by transcript TGME49_295410~Gene product name based on ToxoDB Community Expert Annotation.), producing the protein MAVSAAGPASPSRQRPGVSSLATSSLMAVHVLSIARTHGYCSVSRGEGGPRPLPWGDRRERGDKLELLLSLQETLVSPAAAKVIGSMVQFRLVQLIKTAKKLMQQSVRVAQEGVLTVGDVHEAMSMLKMPPLLSYSGPSTYRFVTSPQAGGLRENLHLIRRETLRPFEGPSALCFSSSPPSAVDSATEASASASAAATVEGMHAFSRQSGEKAVGFSPVGASSSSRLINLIYADLKLPAPRDEALAIHWMAVAGSIPRIPQNVFVSSPRDARRPRKAEEGENPHASLALQLFEAERKRAKRRRSAGDKRPDRGGEEDGDRREERLWGRTGERKTRVTFSRGDEGDDSSERSSEESAEETERMPATWPLRLERILVAPRLCHALGKEHQQFLQAVRDTLQAAVEEKHGVDYERNLRKMLKIVSSIPGLEQLLPCLARFFAVELGACLHLPHRATPLLRLAEAILANHHLPLHSHVHQFLLPLLECLLRPLPLAASPNAALLPFTPQQLELRRKAAYLLGAFLCRARAQREQMESVEAAVLLQLKRHLLHPQSSLETVLGAVWGILALGRPATLLLLLPVLPLLLHTLERARSFGELEVVATSAARRLATQRDERQASAAADRADPSGVFAGPCSLKSADASALQQQQSLAALRMLLIDTLLQTLLSCVYEELSLQLTAATTGSAAFLLPGEGTAKSLGVSASALLQLMQVLYDDSRSLSDSYTPVVAAAFQRACAAPRLARPAPPASPCLPEAPETAAGAPWEPERKLPLSSLSSSSSLPSSLERKEVGEFVVNCVLPSLHAMEASLDAQRSGGRAAGPREAGEREGRQKTGETKRLHERIDRDLTRDASYLLTWSI; encoded by the exons ATGGCTGTCTCGGCGGCAGGTCCGGCGTCGCCGTCGAGGCAGAGGCctggcgtttcttctctcgcgacgTCGTCGCTTATGGCCGTTCATGTACTGAGCATCGCGCGCACCCACGGCTACTGCAGTGTCTCGCGCGGCGAAGGAGGACCCCGACCTCTTCCTTGGGGAGATCgacgagagaggggagacaagctcgagcttcttctgtctctgcaggagACTCTCGTTTCGCCTGCGGCGGCCAAAGTCATCGGATCCATGGTGCAGTTTCGTCTTGTTCAG ctgatcaagacggcgaagaaactGATGCAGCAGAGCGTCCGTGTTGCACAGGAGGGAGTTCTGACAGTCGGCGACGTTCACGAAGCGATGAGCATGCTCAAGATGCCC cctcttctctcctacAGCGGTCCGAGTACGTACCGCTTCGTTACCTCTCCGCAGGCTGGCGGCTTGAGAGAAAACCTCCACCTGATTCGTCGAGAAACGCTTCGTCCTTTCGAGGGTCCCAGTGcactctgtttctcttcgtcacCACCTTCTGCAGTGGACTCGGCGACGGAGGCTTCAGCATCTGCGAGCGCGGCGGCGACGGTCGAAgggatgcatgcgttttcgcggcagagcggagagaaggctgTGGGGTTTTCCCCTGTGGGTGCATCGAGTTCGTCTCGTTTAATCAACTTGATCTACGCAGATCTGAAGCTGCCGGCGCCGCGCGACGAAGCGCTCGCCATTCACTGGATGGCAGTCGCTGGAAGCATCCCGCGCATCCCTCAGaacgtcttcgtctcgtctccgcgagacgcgcggaggccgagaaaggccgaggaaggcgagaatCCACACGCGTCGCTGGCCCTGCAGCTCTTCGAGgccgagaggaaacgcgcgaaGCGCCGCCGCAGCGCAGGCGATAAGCGACCTGAccgaggcggagaagaagacggagacagacgtGAAGAGCGGCTGTGGGGACGCAccggagaaaggaagacacgAGTCACTTTCTCGcggggagacgagggagacgacagCTCAGAAAGAAGCTCGGAAGAAagcgcagaggagacagaacgcatGCCTGCGACCTGGCCCTTGCGCCTCGAGAGAATCCTTGTCGCACCGCGGCTGTGTCATGCTCTTGGAAAA GAGCACCAGCAGTTCCTTCAAGCCGTACGCGACACCCTGCAGGCTGCGGTGGAGGAGAAGCACGGCGTCGACTACGAGCGAAATTTACGCAAAA TGCTGAAAATCGTCAGTTCGATCCCAGGACTCGAACAACTCCTCCCGTGCTTGGCGCGCTTCTTTGCTGTCGAG CTGGGAGCTTGTCTGCACTTGCCCCATCGTGCGACTCCGCTCCTGCGTCTCGCGGAAGCGATCCTAGCGAACCATCATCTTCCCCTCCACAGTCAC GTTCACCAGTTTCTGTTGCCTCTGCTGGAGTGTCTGTTGCGGCCGCTGCCTCTGGCGGCGAGTCCGAATGCGGCGCTTCTGCCGTTCACCCCTCAGCAGCTCGAGTTGCGGCGTAAAGCTGCGTACTTGCTCGGAGCTTTTCTGTGTCGGGCGCGCGCGCAGCGAGAGCAGATGGAGAGCGTGGAAGCCGccgttcttctgcagctcaAACGTCACCTTCTGCATCCTCAGAGCAGCCTGGAGACCGTCCTCGGCGCGGTCTGGGGCATCCTTGCCCTAGGACGACCTGCGacgcttctgctgctgctcccCGTCCTCCCTCTGCTACTCCACACTCTGGAACGCGCTCGCAGTTTCGGCGAACTGGAAGTAGTCGCT ACATCTGCAGCTCGCCGGCTAGCCACGCaacgagacgagagacaggccAGTGCCGCAGCGGACCGGGCGGACCCTTCCGGCGTCTTTGCTGGACCTTGTTCTCTGAAAAGCGCCGATGCGTCtgcgctgcagcagcagcagagtcTCGCCGCGTTGCGCATGCTCCTCATCGACACTCTGCTGCAGACACTGCTG AGTTGCGTCTACGAGGAGCTCAGTCTGCAACTGACTGCCGCGACTACGGGGTCCGCAGCCTTCCTGCTGCCTGGCGAGGGCACAGCGAAGTCTCtgggcgtctctgcttcag ctcttcttcaactcATGCAAGTGCTCTACGACgactctcgctctctcagCGACTCGTACACCCCAGTCGTGGCTGCGGCTTTCcagcgtgcatgcgcagctccGCGCTTGGCACGGCCTGCCCCGCCCGCGTCGCCCTGCCTCCCAGAAGCTCCGGAGACCGCAGCTGGAGCACCCTGGGAACCTGAAAGAAAGCTTCCCctgtcctcgctctcttcttcttcgtctttgccttcttctctggagagaaaggaagttGGTGAGTTCGTCGTCAACTGTGTCCTTccgtcgctgcatgcaatgGAGGCGTCGCTCGACGCGCAAAGGAGCGGTGGGAGGGCCGCGGGGCCTcgcgaggcaggcgagagagaaggccggCAAAAAACGGGGGAGACAAAACGTCTCCACGAACGTATTGACAGGGATCTGACTCGAGACGCCAGCTACTTGCTGACGTGGAGCATTTGA